A genomic window from Carboxydothermus pertinax includes:
- a CDS encoding cytochrome b5 domain-containing protein, whose amino-acid sequence MARTFSLQELQKYNGLKGNPAYIAYKGNVYDVTKIFKNGEHAGVKAGTDITEIFSKSPHDENIFANVPVVGV is encoded by the coding sequence GTGGCTAGAACTTTTAGCTTACAGGAACTACAAAAATATAATGGGTTAAAAGGTAATCCAGCTTATATTGCTTATAAAGGCAATGTATATGATGTTACAAAAATCTTTAAAAATGGAGAGCATGCGGGGGTTAAGGCTGGAACTGATATCACCGAAATTTTTAGTAAAAGCCCTCACGATGAAAACATTTTTGCTAATGTTCCGGTGGTTGGTGTTTAA
- a CDS encoding DUF917 domain-containing protein, which translates to MAKIDVQMVEDIAVGAALLGTGGGGDPYVGKLMAIQALQKNGPVELMEVDEVPDDALVVPAAMMGAPTVLVEKIPSGKEIFKAFDSLQNYLGKEIFAVIPIEAGGLNSMIPITVAAEKKLPLVDVDGMGRAFPELQMVTFHLYGVSATPMVLADEKGNSLLLNTINNFWTENLARNATVVMGGSVMIAIYPMYGRDLKKAGIRNIVSYSAKIGRAIREARKNGDDPIEALLKATGGYTLFKGKISDVQRRTTGGFVRGEAHIDGIDQYKGELMTIDFQNENLIARRNGKVVATVPDLICTVDAHTALPITTEGLRYGQRVFILGIPCDKKWRSEKGIETVGPRYFGYDVDYVPVEELNKG; encoded by the coding sequence ATGGCAAAAATTGACGTGCAAATGGTGGAGGATATTGCAGTAGGGGCTGCTCTTCTTGGAACTGGTGGAGGGGGAGACCCCTATGTAGGCAAGCTTATGGCAATTCAAGCTTTACAAAAAAACGGTCCTGTAGAACTTATGGAGGTTGACGAGGTGCCTGATGATGCCTTGGTTGTTCCAGCGGCTATGATGGGAGCACCAACGGTTTTAGTGGAAAAAATACCATCAGGGAAAGAAATATTCAAAGCCTTTGACAGCCTGCAAAATTACCTGGGAAAAGAAATTTTCGCTGTTATTCCCATTGAAGCCGGTGGACTTAACTCCATGATTCCAATCACTGTAGCCGCAGAAAAAAAACTTCCCCTTGTAGACGTTGATGGAATGGGAAGAGCTTTTCCCGAACTACAAATGGTTACTTTCCATTTATATGGTGTTTCGGCCACCCCTATGGTTTTAGCCGATGAAAAAGGTAATTCCTTGCTTTTGAATACTATCAATAATTTCTGGACAGAAAACCTGGCAAGAAATGCTACGGTAGTTATGGGTGGGTCAGTAATGATAGCAATTTATCCAATGTATGGTAGAGATTTAAAGAAGGCTGGGATTCGAAACATCGTTAGTTACTCGGCGAAAATTGGCCGGGCAATCCGGGAAGCCCGTAAAAACGGTGATGATCCCATTGAAGCGCTGTTAAAAGCGACCGGTGGTTATACCCTTTTTAAAGGAAAAATTTCTGATGTACAGCGGCGTACTACTGGTGGTTTTGTCCGGGGAGAAGCTCATATCGATGGAATTGACCAGTATAAAGGGGAACTCATGACCATTGATTTTCAAAATGAGAATTTAATAGCCCGGCGCAACGGAAAAGTTGTAGCGACAGTACCGGATTTAATTTGTACTGTTGATGCCCATACAGCACTTCCGATAACTACCGAAGGTTTACGTTATGGTCAGCGCGTATTTATCTTAGGGATTCCCTGTGATAAAAAATGGCGGAGTGAAAAAGGGATAGAAACAGTTGGTCCGCGCTACTTTGGCTATGATGTGGATTATGTACCTGTAGAAGAACTAAATAAGGGTTAA
- a CDS encoding DoxX family protein, with protein sequence MKKILKVSPQRADLILRLGLGIVFFAHGAQKLLGWFGGYGWAGTIGFFTKTLGIPAFLAAIAILTEFFGGIALIFGLFTRLAALGLAITMLVAALKVHLANGFFLDLKGPADGIEYVFVLFMLALYFVVKGAGQISLDYLITKREN encoded by the coding sequence ATGAAAAAAATATTAAAGGTATCACCGCAAAGGGCGGATCTTATTTTACGGCTTGGTTTGGGGATTGTGTTTTTTGCTCATGGTGCTCAGAAATTGTTAGGTTGGTTTGGAGGCTATGGCTGGGCTGGAACCATAGGATTTTTCACAAAAACCCTGGGAATCCCGGCATTCCTGGCTGCAATTGCGATTTTAACTGAGTTTTTTGGCGGTATAGCTCTTATTTTTGGCTTATTTACTCGGCTGGCAGCTTTAGGATTAGCTATTACCATGCTGGTAGCTGCGCTGAAAGTTCATTTGGCTAATGGCTTCTTTCTAGATTTAAAAGGCCCTGCGGATGGGATTGAATATGTTTTTGTCCTGTTTATGCTGGCATTATATTTTGTCGTAAAAGGTGCCGGACAAATTTCTCTTGACTATCTTATTACCAAAAGGGAAAATTAA
- a CDS encoding hydantoinase/oxoprolinase N-terminal domain-containing protein has product MEYRLGIDVGGTNTDAVLVNEMMELVASIKVPTTKDVSTGIFEALHQVLAKSNVDRKKIKYAMLGTTHATNAIVERKRLCKTAIIRIGRPATEAIAPLVAWPKDLVKAVGNHYYLIAGGNEFDGREISPLDEDELRKIAQEIKGKVESVAVVSVFSPVSSKHELRAKEILQEVLGEIPISLSHEIGSIGLIERENATVLNAALVEVARTTANGFKEALEREGVTDAKVFLCQNDGTLMSIDYAMRYPILTIACGPTNSIRGAAFLSNLENAMVLDVGGTTSDIGIISQGFPRESSIAVEIGGVRTNFRMPDLISIGLGGGTIIREENGEVKVGPDSVGYRITQEALVFGGKTITATDIAVRLGLAEVGDKEKVKELPIEFAERAYAKMQEMIDEAIDKIKTSKEPQPLVLVGGGSIIVGEKISGVSQVIRPQNFGVANALGAAIAQVSGEVDRIYSLSEMTREEALKDAKQQATNEAIKAGANPESVNIVYVEDIPLAYLPGNAVRIRVKAAGDLI; this is encoded by the coding sequence ATGGAATATCGGCTTGGAATTGATGTTGGTGGAACCAATACCGATGCAGTTTTGGTAAATGAAATGATGGAACTTGTTGCAAGTATTAAAGTACCCACTACTAAAGATGTATCCACGGGGATTTTTGAAGCACTCCATCAGGTATTAGCTAAAAGTAATGTAGACCGCAAAAAAATAAAGTATGCCATGTTAGGAACAACCCATGCAACCAACGCCATTGTGGAGCGTAAAAGACTTTGCAAAACCGCAATTATCCGTATTGGACGCCCGGCTACAGAAGCAATTGCTCCCCTTGTAGCCTGGCCCAAGGATTTAGTTAAAGCGGTAGGAAACCATTATTACTTAATTGCCGGGGGCAATGAATTTGACGGCAGAGAAATAAGCCCCCTTGATGAAGATGAACTTAGGAAAATTGCTCAGGAAATTAAAGGTAAAGTTGAAAGTGTTGCGGTGGTCTCGGTTTTTTCACCGGTTAGTAGCAAACATGAATTACGGGCAAAAGAAATATTACAAGAAGTTCTGGGGGAAATACCCATATCTCTGTCTCATGAAATTGGCTCTATTGGCCTAATTGAACGGGAAAATGCTACAGTTTTAAATGCTGCTTTGGTGGAAGTTGCCCGGACTACTGCTAATGGTTTTAAGGAGGCTTTGGAACGGGAAGGAGTTACCGACGCTAAAGTATTTCTTTGTCAAAATGATGGAACTTTGATGTCAATTGATTATGCTATGCGTTATCCTATCTTAACAATTGCCTGTGGCCCAACAAACAGTATTCGCGGAGCTGCTTTTTTAAGCAATTTAGAAAATGCTATGGTACTGGATGTGGGCGGAACTACCAGTGACATTGGTATTATTTCGCAGGGATTTCCAAGAGAATCGTCAATTGCTGTAGAAATTGGTGGGGTACGGACGAACTTCAGGATGCCTGATTTAATTTCTATTGGGCTTGGTGGTGGAACTATTATCCGGGAGGAAAACGGTGAAGTTAAAGTAGGTCCTGATAGTGTAGGATACCGAATTACCCAAGAGGCTTTGGTCTTTGGGGGAAAAACTATTACTGCTACTGACATTGCTGTTCGTCTGGGATTAGCGGAAGTAGGTGACAAAGAAAAAGTAAAGGAATTACCTATAGAGTTTGCTGAGCGGGCATATGCCAAAATGCAGGAAATGATTGATGAAGCTATTGACAAGATAAAAACCAGTAAAGAACCGCAACCCCTGGTCTTGGTTGGTGGTGGGAGTATTATTGTGGGTGAGAAGATAAGCGGCGTAAGTCAAGTGATAAGGCCGCAAAACTTTGGGGTAGCGAATGCCTTAGGGGCTGCTATAGCTCAGGTTAGTGGTGAAGTGGACCGTATTTACTCCTTAAGCGAAATGACTAGAGAAGAAGCTTTAAAGGATGCAAAACAGCAGGCAACAAATGAAGCTATCAAGGCAGGAGCTAATCCTGAATCGGTAAATATTGTTTACGTGGAAGATATACCTCTTGCTTATCTTCCTGGAAATGCAGTAAGAATTAGAGTTAAAGCGGCGGGGGATTTAATTTAA
- a CDS encoding purine-cytosine permease family protein, whose protein sequence is MVKGDDYALSRIPMEERRPMWEVFMIRFGAVVTLSQFILGAALGYGMSLKEALFATLLGSVLLEIISFLNGVAGAWEGLSTSLLTRWSGFGRLGSSLIGLIVGISCIGWFGIQNTIFAEGISQAFGGAINTKIMSVITGIIITLLVVYGYRMLSYTANIAVPGFLLAVGIATYHLLSKYDFNALLTSLPPGPHLNFGVAVTMVAGGFMVGAVVTPDLSRYNRNAKDVFWMTLLSIFAGELLITFIAVLMSHAVKSSDVITIMLNLGGWVSAALVIFSTIKINDLNLYAASLGIANFLDAVFGVKISRALLTIIIGSLGTLGSVLGILDKFTNFLVILGIAVPPVGGIMVVDYFILKRYRKELEESRKLGSLPSEVEDWNPIAIISLALAFSVGYFYKGGLNQALNSLLAGMIFYFVLMKVYLAISPTQNAKFLKKTEVREG, encoded by the coding sequence ATGGTAAAAGGCGATGATTACGCATTATCAAGAATTCCTATGGAAGAACGGCGTCCAATGTGGGAAGTGTTTATGATCCGTTTTGGAGCCGTGGTTACCCTATCGCAATTTATTTTGGGGGCAGCCCTCGGTTACGGGATGAGCCTGAAAGAAGCTTTGTTTGCGACCTTACTAGGTTCAGTACTTCTAGAAATTATTAGCTTTTTAAACGGTGTTGCGGGTGCTTGGGAAGGACTTTCAACTTCTCTTTTAACAAGATGGAGCGGTTTTGGTAGATTAGGCTCAAGCTTAATTGGGCTAATTGTTGGTATTTCGTGTATTGGCTGGTTTGGGATTCAAAATACCATATTTGCTGAGGGAATCAGTCAAGCCTTTGGAGGGGCAATAAATACTAAAATAATGTCGGTGATAACCGGTATTATCATAACATTACTGGTTGTGTACGGTTATAGAATGTTAAGTTATACCGCAAATATTGCAGTACCGGGCTTTTTGTTGGCAGTGGGTATTGCAACGTATCACTTATTAAGTAAGTATGACTTTAATGCTCTGTTAACCTCTTTACCCCCTGGTCCGCATTTAAATTTTGGTGTTGCAGTTACAATGGTTGCAGGAGGATTTATGGTTGGTGCGGTTGTTACTCCTGATTTATCGCGATATAACCGCAACGCTAAAGATGTTTTCTGGATGACCCTTTTAAGTATTTTTGCTGGTGAACTTTTAATAACTTTTATTGCTGTTTTAATGTCTCATGCAGTAAAAAGTTCCGATGTTATAACAATAATGTTAAATCTTGGAGGTTGGGTTTCTGCAGCCTTAGTAATATTTTCGACGATTAAGATTAATGACTTAAACTTATATGCTGCATCCTTAGGGATTGCAAATTTTCTTGATGCAGTTTTTGGTGTAAAAATTAGTAGAGCGCTTTTAACAATTATTATAGGGAGCTTAGGAACTTTGGGTTCGGTACTAGGCATCCTAGATAAATTTACCAATTTCTTGGTTATCCTTGGGATAGCAGTCCCACCGGTAGGTGGAATTATGGTTGTAGATTACTTTATATTGAAGAGATATAGAAAAGAACTTGAAGAAAGTCGAAAACTTGGTAGTTTACCAAGTGAGGTTGAGGATTGGAATCCAATTGCAATTATTAGTTTGGCTTTAGCATTTTCAGTAGGATATTTCTACAAAGGTGGCCTAAATCAAGCTTTAAATTCATTACTGGCAGGGATGATTTTCTATTTTGTGTTAATGAAAGTATATTTGGCAATTTCACCCACACAAAATGCAAAATTTCTTAAAAAAACAGAGGTTAGGGAGGGGTAA
- a CDS encoding sigma-54 interaction domain-containing protein has translation MRKAFVESLKETFGLVIELPEKCLSLISPPKTGYQIWTPPCTPTCLEGAGCPYSLILAFKLQEDVFWTAWPKEKTNNLTITTALLLKFLLTVMETIHAAEQKLDNSSTTDALQFLASHLETDFFLFNNKGQVILSQSRTPKPFSTSALWEKLSRTSEPEGFIETKGGNFYYRVFSKNGKMTGLLAWKTEPNRQEETESLLQNESLFTIPGKNPRFLEIKKLVRQIAVTDNTVLLQGESGTGKELFARYIHYLSPRKEQPFIAINCAAIPENLLESELFGYEDGSFTGARRGGKPGKFELANGGTIFLDEIGDMPTQLQAKLLRVLEERRVERIGATVSYPVDIRIIAATNKNLKELIDAKQFREDLFFRLNVFPVHIPPLRERRDDIPLLLDFYLKNICLEQDKPFKIFNPEAIQLLKDYNWPGNVRELKNVVAYAVSLCEGDVITPHYLPKYLQNGIFTSVSQFPAVKIRRPFNQNDQLKEQLEILLAEYGHSTQSKKLIAKELGVSLATLYRWLKKYRLK, from the coding sequence ATGAGAAAAGCTTTTGTTGAATCGCTTAAAGAAACCTTTGGTCTTGTAATTGAACTTCCAGAAAAATGCCTTTCTTTAATTTCGCCTCCAAAAACAGGTTATCAGATTTGGACACCGCCCTGTACCCCCACCTGCCTGGAAGGCGCTGGTTGCCCTTACAGCTTGATACTAGCCTTTAAACTACAAGAAGATGTTTTTTGGACTGCCTGGCCTAAAGAAAAAACCAATAACTTGACCATAACCACTGCTTTGCTCCTTAAATTTCTTTTAACAGTCATGGAAACCATACATGCTGCTGAACAAAAATTAGACAATTCCTCAACCACAGACGCATTGCAATTTTTGGCAAGCCACTTAGAAACAGACTTTTTTCTTTTTAACAATAAGGGGCAGGTAATTTTAAGCCAAAGTCGTACTCCTAAACCATTTTCTACCTCTGCCCTCTGGGAAAAGTTAAGTCGGACAAGTGAGCCCGAAGGTTTTATAGAAACTAAGGGGGGAAACTTTTATTACCGCGTTTTTTCAAAAAACGGTAAGATGACAGGTTTGCTGGCCTGGAAAACGGAACCAAACCGGCAGGAAGAAACTGAATCCTTATTACAAAACGAATCTCTTTTTACTATTCCGGGCAAAAACCCCCGTTTTTTAGAAATAAAAAAGCTTGTTCGGCAAATCGCTGTCACTGATAACACGGTACTACTCCAGGGTGAAAGTGGTACCGGTAAAGAACTCTTTGCCCGCTATATCCATTACTTAAGTCCTCGAAAGGAGCAGCCTTTTATTGCCATAAACTGCGCTGCCATTCCCGAAAACCTGCTGGAAAGCGAACTTTTTGGCTATGAAGACGGTTCTTTTACTGGTGCCCGTCGCGGGGGCAAGCCAGGTAAATTTGAGCTCGCCAATGGTGGAACAATTTTTCTTGACGAAATCGGCGATATGCCTACCCAATTACAGGCAAAACTCCTCCGGGTTTTGGAGGAACGGCGGGTGGAAAGAATTGGTGCTACCGTTTCCTATCCAGTTGATATAAGGATTATTGCAGCTACTAATAAAAATTTAAAAGAATTAATTGATGCTAAACAGTTTCGAGAAGACCTTTTCTTTAGGTTAAATGTTTTTCCCGTTCACATCCCGCCGCTCCGGGAGCGGCGTGACGACATCCCTCTACTTTTAGATTTTTATTTAAAAAATATTTGTTTAGAGCAAGATAAACCTTTTAAAATTTTTAATCCGGAAGCCATCCAACTCCTTAAAGATTATAACTGGCCGGGAAATGTTCGAGAACTGAAAAACGTAGTTGCCTACGCCGTTTCCCTTTGCGAAGGTGATGTCATTACTCCGCATTATCTACCAAAGTATCTGCAAAACGGTATTTTTACCAGTGTATCTCAGTTTCCAGCCGTTAAAATCAGACGTCCTTTTAATCAGAACGATCAACTAAAAGAACAGTTAGAAATTCTTTTAGCGGAATACGGTCATTCTACCCAGTCCAAAAAGTTAATTGCCAAGGAACTGGGGGTTAGCCTCGCAACCCTCTATCGTTGGCTTAAAAAATACCGTCTGAAGTAG
- a CDS encoding RNA polymerase sigma factor, with translation MHIKENSFWHESTENTPTFEEVITENENKIMNLLYGMTGDYHLAQDLTQETFIKAFKSWHSFKGRAAVSTWLYRIAVNVALDYQRKRAVRYERVSEEMESLTVSFNNYEQDPDNACQKNALRDILFASIAKLPPQQKEVFILREINGCSTKEVAAILDCSEALVKWRLHKARSALKKLLQQEQFYKNAGKFKLNGLGIE, from the coding sequence TTGCATATAAAGGAAAATTCTTTTTGGCATGAATCCACTGAAAATACCCCCACTTTTGAAGAGGTGATTACGGAAAATGAAAACAAAATTATGAACTTACTTTACGGAATGACTGGAGATTATCACTTAGCCCAGGATTTGACCCAGGAAACATTTATTAAAGCCTTTAAATCGTGGCATAGTTTTAAAGGAAGAGCTGCAGTTTCAACATGGCTTTATCGAATTGCAGTAAACGTAGCCCTTGACTATCAACGTAAAAGGGCTGTTCGTTATGAACGAGTATCTGAAGAGATGGAAAGTTTAACGGTATCATTTAATAATTATGAACAGGATCCGGACAATGCTTGTCAGAAAAATGCTTTGAGAGACATTCTTTTTGCTTCAATAGCGAAGCTTCCTCCCCAGCAAAAGGAAGTATTTATTTTAAGGGAAATAAATGGCTGTTCGACAAAAGAAGTAGCTGCGATTTTAGATTGTTCTGAGGCTTTAGTCAAATGGCGCTTGCATAAAGCAAGGTCTGCCTTAAAAAAACTTTTGCAACAGGAACAATTTTATAAAAACGCTGGTAAGTTTAAGTTAAACGGTTTAGGGATTGAATAA
- a CDS encoding DUF917 domain-containing protein: protein MQEITVDWIEPLWYGSIFLGSGGGGKSHLLATELQKSLKNRVITLLTLEELPENNFFCGTGLFGSPELSEENLPSGLEAGIIIGELEKYTGVKFKGISIVEGAGVNIFYPLLAALQTGLPIADGDSMGRAFPELQMTTYHLENLAAAPLVLIDGNYHLHSFLDKQDTFLLELNTRQIIGQQGGVGYFAGFSYPGSILRRVLLPGTLSFAREIGECFLQADNYRELFGLLLEVTSNSFYGPVVEIFQGTVKNISTYESAKWKAATLISPKGEELQLLFQYENLLAFKNGNVAASVPDLISAIDLNELKPVNNNEIYEGQRLALLGLPAPLRLRIRKALDVVGPQCFGYRTTYLPLEKLYPRYYRKKEVFS, encoded by the coding sequence ATGCAGGAAATTACCGTTGATTGGATTGAGCCCCTTTGGTATGGCAGCATTTTTCTTGGTTCGGGAGGTGGCGGAAAAAGTCACCTTTTAGCAACTGAACTGCAAAAATCTCTTAAAAACCGTGTTATTACTCTACTCACGCTTGAGGAATTACCGGAAAACAATTTTTTTTGTGGCACCGGCCTCTTTGGTTCACCGGAATTAAGTGAAGAAAATCTGCCTTCGGGGTTGGAGGCGGGAATTATAATTGGAGAGCTGGAAAAATACACCGGGGTCAAGTTTAAAGGAATCTCCATTGTTGAAGGAGCTGGGGTTAACATTTTTTACCCACTCTTGGCTGCGCTCCAAACCGGTTTACCTATCGCTGATGGCGACAGTATGGGGCGGGCCTTTCCTGAGTTACAAATGACTACTTATCATCTTGAAAACTTGGCTGCAGCTCCTTTGGTATTAATTGACGGCAATTATCACTTGCATTCGTTCCTTGATAAACAAGATACTTTTCTTTTAGAGCTTAATACTCGCCAGATTATTGGCCAACAAGGTGGAGTTGGTTATTTTGCTGGTTTTTCCTATCCCGGTTCCATCTTAAGAAGAGTCCTTCTTCCGGGGACGTTATCCTTTGCCCGGGAAATAGGAGAGTGCTTTCTGCAGGCAGATAATTACCGGGAGCTGTTTGGCTTGCTTTTAGAAGTAACTTCTAACTCTTTTTACGGTCCTGTGGTTGAAATTTTCCAGGGTACTGTAAAAAACATCTCGACCTATGAATCGGCAAAATGGAAAGCTGCCACATTGATTTCGCCAAAAGGTGAAGAATTACAACTTCTCTTTCAATACGAAAACTTACTCGCATTTAAAAACGGTAATGTTGCTGCTAGCGTTCCTGACTTAATTTCTGCAATTGATTTAAATGAGCTTAAACCGGTAAACAACAACGAAATTTACGAAGGACAACGGCTGGCGCTCCTGGGACTTCCGGCACCGCTTCGGCTGAGAATTAGAAAAGCTTTAGACGTGGTTGGTCCACAATGTTTTGGCTACCGCACTACTTACCTGCCCTTAGAAAAGTTGTATCCACGCTACTACCGCAAAAAGGAGGTATTTTCTTGA
- the rlmD gene encoding 23S rRNA (uracil(1939)-C(5))-methyltransferase RlmD → MEEILEIIDLTEEGLGVGKKEKRVYFVSGDVTVGDVVKVKVTGEKRGVILGEALEILNSSPYRDVPGCSHFGYCGGCSLQNLDYEQQLILKKIKVYNIMKKIGRIDAPVKPVLPNFSFYRYRQKVHFTFGINQNKLAIGYFDRKNKWFPLTDCLIADKNLIEVAHYITEMLSSYKLKAYFSDDGVLRHLVVRRSFTTGKIQAVVTAAKLNFKVKEIAEKIFLNPQIQSLTFHENPKKTREVFGPGPTINFGDDFLTEELLGIKYHLTPLSFFQINPPQAEKIYGIALNYLNLVKTDVVLDGYSGVGSLTLPAAKIAATAVGVEEVKEAVTVAGINAKNNGINNIKFFTGKVEEKLPWLLRKGYRFNKIVLDPPREGVKKEVLEEIIKHGPERIVYVSCNPATQARDLKILAEAGYYPEEITPVDMFSQTMHVESVALLIKIG, encoded by the coding sequence ATGGAAGAAATTTTAGAAATAATTGACCTTACCGAAGAAGGACTGGGTGTTGGGAAAAAAGAAAAGCGGGTTTACTTTGTTTCGGGGGATGTCACCGTTGGTGATGTGGTCAAAGTAAAAGTTACCGGCGAAAAAAGAGGCGTTATTCTAGGAGAGGCTCTGGAAATTTTAAATAGTTCTCCTTACCGGGATGTTCCCGGGTGTTCCCATTTTGGTTACTGCGGAGGTTGCAGTTTACAAAACCTTGATTACGAGCAGCAGTTAATACTTAAAAAAATAAAAGTTTATAATATTATGAAAAAAATTGGCCGGATAGATGCTCCTGTTAAACCAGTCTTACCAAATTTTTCTTTTTATCGCTACCGGCAAAAAGTGCATTTTACTTTTGGAATTAACCAGAATAAACTGGCCATTGGCTATTTTGACCGAAAAAATAAATGGTTTCCTCTAACCGATTGCTTAATAGCGGATAAAAACTTAATTGAGGTGGCCCATTATATTACTGAAATGTTGAGTTCCTATAAGCTTAAGGCTTACTTTAGCGATGATGGTGTCTTACGGCATTTGGTAGTTCGTAGATCTTTCACCACTGGGAAAATTCAGGCAGTGGTAACTGCTGCAAAGTTAAATTTTAAGGTAAAGGAAATTGCCGAAAAAATTTTTCTAAATCCCCAAATTCAGTCCCTAACCTTTCATGAAAACCCCAAAAAAACCCGGGAAGTTTTTGGGCCTGGACCAACAATTAATTTTGGGGATGATTTTCTTACCGAAGAACTTCTCGGGATTAAATATCACTTAACGCCGCTTTCTTTTTTTCAAATTAATCCGCCCCAGGCCGAAAAGATTTATGGTATTGCTTTAAATTATCTTAATTTAGTTAAAACCGATGTGGTTTTAGATGGTTATTCCGGAGTAGGTTCATTAACTCTACCGGCAGCTAAAATTGCCGCGACTGCTGTGGGAGTAGAAGAGGTAAAGGAGGCAGTAACAGTAGCCGGTATCAATGCTAAAAATAACGGTATAAACAATATAAAATTTTTTACTGGAAAAGTGGAAGAAAAACTTCCCTGGCTATTAAGAAAAGGTTATCGTTTTAATAAAATTGTCCTGGATCCTCCCCGGGAGGGAGTAAAAAAAGAGGTTTTAGAGGAGATAATAAAGCATGGCCCGGAGCGGATTGTTTATGTATCGTGTAATCCTGCAACCCAGGCCCGGGACTTAAAGATTTTGGCGGAAGCGGGTTATTATCCCGAGGAAATAACCCCGGTGGATATGTTTTCTCAGACAATGCATGTGGAGAGTGTTGCGTTATTAATCAAAATCGGATAA
- a CDS encoding aspartate/glutamate racemase family protein, which translates to MKLKVIMPITSNVFNEEIKEEVKHYVGSNDSLDVENLNYGPASIESEFDEAMAVPDILNKVKKAQAEGFDGVVIDCFGDPGVNAARELVDIPVCGGFEPAMQIALGLGKNIGIVTVLPNVVSMIQDLISKMGIEKRVKSIRYVNIPVLDLGDKQKLEDELFNQSLEAIKSDHVHVIVLGCTGMMGMAHNLMRRLKEAGYDVPVVDPAFAAVTMVRSYVQMGLKHSRLTYMTPPVKPYSWWGN; encoded by the coding sequence ATGAAACTTAAGGTTATTATGCCTATTACCTCAAATGTATTTAATGAGGAAATTAAAGAGGAAGTTAAGCATTACGTGGGGTCTAATGACTCTTTAGATGTGGAGAATTTAAATTACGGTCCGGCATCAATTGAAAGTGAATTTGATGAGGCTATGGCTGTACCTGATATCTTAAACAAGGTAAAAAAAGCCCAGGCAGAAGGATTTGATGGGGTAGTTATTGATTGTTTCGGGGATCCGGGAGTAAATGCTGCCCGTGAACTTGTTGATATACCAGTTTGTGGCGGTTTTGAACCGGCTATGCAAATTGCTTTGGGGCTCGGTAAAAACATTGGCATTGTTACAGTTTTACCCAATGTAGTTTCCATGATACAGGATTTGATTTCCAAAATGGGAATTGAAAAACGGGTAAAGTCGATACGTTACGTAAACATTCCGGTATTGGACTTAGGGGATAAGCAAAAATTAGAAGATGAGCTTTTTAACCAAAGTTTAGAGGCAATTAAAAGCGATCATGTTCATGTAATCGTGCTAGGATGTACCGGCATGATGGGAATGGCGCATAACTTAATGCGGCGGTTAAAAGAGGCTGGTTATGATGTGCCGGTGGTAGATCCGGCTTTTGCTGCTGTGACTATGGTTAGAAGTTATGTGCAAATGGGATTAAAGCATAGTCGGTTGACTTACATGACGCCACCTGTAAAACCCTATTCCTGGTGGGGGAACTAA
- a CDS encoding nucleotidyltransferase family protein: protein MNFGLPEHILNALIKELQKRENVIRAVIFGSRARGDYKYNSDIDLAVYCEGRMPSGLWSDLDEAAGIYKIDVIDMNSPLDEKFRQRIEEQGIEIYRRE, encoded by the coding sequence ATGAATTTCGGTTTACCTGAACATATTTTAAACGCTTTAATCAAAGAGTTGCAAAAAAGGGAAAATGTAATTAGAGCGGTTATTTTTGGATCCCGCGCCCGGGGGGATTATAAGTATAATTCTGATATAGACCTTGCGGTTTACTGCGAGGGCAGGATGCCATCGGGGTTATGGTCAGACTTAGATGAGGCAGCGGGTATTTACAAGATTGATGTTATAGATATGAATAGCCCGTTAGATGAAAAGTTTCGGCAAAGGATTGAGGAGCAGGGTATAGAGATTTACCGGAGAGAATAG